From the genome of Streptococcus marmotae, one region includes:
- a CDS encoding alpha-galactosidase translates to MTLSITFDSTTNYFHLTNQSISYIIELLDNRYLIHRYWGKSVRNYSGANRLPSYKKTFASFQSLEQDNQSFEFLPQECPLSFMGDYKEAGLKLRLADQSETLRPIFHSYNIFNGVPNLPDLPHARASIDEAKTLVLTLIDSTSRVQLDLFYSIFKDNNTIIRSSKLTNLSSDEIEIQHFASATIDTLYQGQQLTSFYGSHQKEFQLQHTSITHGQFRIGSSRGASGPQYPPFIAISDLAHECYGEVRALTLIYSGNHTELIERDQYDQLRLQIGLNPEMFSWKLGPKECFSTPQAVLVYSDAGFNGMSHQFHHFTRHHLLPSQFKNEIAPILINSWEMTYFDVNEEQMLQVIEQAHQLGFEAVVLDDGWFIGRNSSKTSLGDWHVDPIKFPNDLTPLVNSCQQKGMKFGIWFEPEMISAQSQLCKEKPEWIVKSPYFPAYYGRNQYVLDLTQKEVQDWLIQTLSTFIETYHVDYIKWDMNRHLVENESQLAHFLPKEFSHRYMLGLYRVLNYLTQQFPNLLFENCSSGGGRLDFGMLYYFPQTWLSDNTDGLDRQAIQYGASYLFHPYQLTGHVSAVPNHQTNRTTPLQTRMDLADSTNMGYELNILQTSLEDNHVIAHHINRYKSLRQLIQTSRFYRLLSPFDHNATAWLFESEEKENYYLVAFRNTYSVSQTGYLLRIPYLDDNAYYITSDGQSYTGSDLKNAGLFISFEKGDYQSYTLYLKKKTRKPLSKTTI, encoded by the coding sequence ATGACGTTATCCATCACATTTGATTCTACTACGAACTACTTCCACCTGACCAATCAATCAATCAGCTACATCATTGAACTACTGGACAATCGTTACCTCATTCATCGCTATTGGGGAAAATCCGTTAGGAACTATTCCGGAGCCAACCGACTTCCCAGCTACAAAAAAACCTTTGCTAGTTTCCAATCCTTGGAGCAAGATAATCAATCTTTTGAATTTCTTCCCCAGGAATGTCCTCTATCTTTTATGGGAGATTATAAAGAAGCGGGATTAAAACTCCGTTTAGCTGACCAATCCGAAACGCTTCGACCTATCTTTCATTCCTATAACATTTTTAACGGAGTTCCAAATCTACCAGATTTACCTCATGCAAGAGCAAGCATTGATGAAGCAAAAACACTTGTCTTAACATTAATCGATTCAACTTCACGGGTACAACTAGACCTTTTCTACTCTATTTTTAAAGATAATAATACCATCATCCGTTCTAGCAAACTGACAAATCTATCTAGCGATGAGATTGAAATTCAACACTTTGCTAGTGCCACAATCGATACTCTCTATCAAGGTCAACAACTCACTAGCTTCTATGGTTCTCATCAGAAAGAGTTCCAATTGCAACATACTTCAATTACTCATGGACAATTTCGAATTGGAAGCAGTCGAGGAGCTAGTGGCCCACAATATCCACCATTTATCGCAATCTCTGATTTAGCACATGAATGTTATGGAGAAGTGCGGGCACTGACTTTAATTTATAGCGGTAATCACACTGAATTGATTGAAAGAGACCAGTACGATCAATTACGACTTCAAATTGGATTAAATCCAGAGATGTTTTCTTGGAAACTTGGTCCAAAAGAATGTTTTTCAACACCTCAAGCCGTTCTTGTATACAGTGATGCTGGATTTAACGGTATGTCACATCAATTCCATCATTTTACTCGCCATCATTTACTCCCGTCTCAGTTCAAAAACGAAATAGCTCCTATTTTGATCAATAGTTGGGAGATGACCTACTTTGATGTCAATGAAGAACAAATGTTACAGGTCATTGAACAAGCACATCAGCTTGGCTTTGAAGCTGTTGTGCTAGATGACGGCTGGTTTATTGGACGTAACTCTAGCAAAACTTCACTCGGAGATTGGCATGTTGATCCAATAAAATTCCCAAACGATCTCACACCTCTGGTAAATTCCTGCCAACAGAAAGGTATGAAATTTGGTATTTGGTTTGAACCTGAAATGATTTCTGCACAGAGCCAATTATGTAAAGAAAAACCCGAATGGATTGTTAAATCACCTTATTTCCCAGCCTACTATGGCCGAAATCAATATGTCCTTGATTTAACACAAAAAGAGGTACAAGACTGGCTCATTCAAACATTGAGCACGTTTATCGAGACCTATCATGTTGATTATATTAAATGGGACATGAACCGACATTTGGTTGAAAATGAAAGTCAACTTGCTCACTTCCTACCAAAAGAGTTTTCTCATCGTTATATGCTTGGTTTATACCGTGTATTAAATTACCTTACACAACAATTTCCTAACTTGCTCTTTGAAAATTGTTCCAGTGGTGGCGGACGGCTAGACTTTGGGATGTTGTATTATTTCCCACAAACTTGGCTTAGCGATAACACCGACGGACTCGATCGTCAAGCTATTCAATATGGAGCTAGTTATCTCTTTCATCCCTATCAGTTAACTGGCCACGTCTCAGCAGTCCCAAATCATCAAACCAACCGCACTACACCATTACAAACACGCATGGATTTAGCAGATTCGACCAATATGGGTTATGAACTCAATATCTTGCAAACCTCACTAGAGGATAATCACGTCATTGCACACCATATTAACCGATACAAATCATTACGTCAGCTGATCCAAACCAGTCGATTTTACCGTTTACTGTCTCCTTTTGATCATAATGCGACTGCTTGGCTATTTGAAAGCGAAGAGAAAGAAAACTACTACCTCGTCGCATTTCGAAATACTTACTCTGTATCTCAAACAGGATATTTATTACGAATTCCATACCTAGACGACAATGCATATTACATCACCTCCGATGGACAATCTTACACCGGTAGTGACTTAAAAAATGCCGGACTCTTTATATCATTTGAAAAAGGTGATTATCAGTCCTATACTCTTTATCTAAAAAAGAAAACGAGAAAACCACTAAGCAAGACCACTATCTAG
- the rpmA gene encoding 50S ribosomal protein L27: MLNLNLANLQLFAHKKGGGSTSNGRDSQAKRLGAKAADGQTVSGGSILYRQRGTKIYPGANVGRGGDDTLYAKVEGVVRFERKGRDKKQVSVYPIAK; the protein is encoded by the coding sequence ATGTTAAACTTGAATCTTGCTAACTTGCAACTATTCGCCCACAAAAAAGGTGGAGGTTCAACGTCAAACGGTCGTGACTCTCAAGCAAAACGTCTTGGAGCTAAAGCGGCTGACGGTCAAACTGTATCAGGTGGATCAATTCTTTACCGCCAACGTGGTACAAAAATCTATCCAGGAGCTAACGTAGGTCGTGGAGGAGATGACACACTTTACGCTAAAGTTGAAGGCGTAGTACGTTTTGAACGTAAAGGACGCGATAAAAAACAAGTATCTGTTTACCCTATTGCGAAATAA
- a CDS encoding AraC family transcriptional regulator: protein MEHYLRQYTDRFTDFNNKHISDLILYSSGIEYCRPNHSYSLRSRDYHVILFVKEGKGTFEIEEKHYIIQQNQLFIIPAGYWFRYTADTDNPWKYSWIGFLGIKSNFIYQASKQHQFVFDCKNAEDYEALINQMLDVSENTFSSFLKINGFMYTLLGKLVEEIGILDQVSEQQVSTLARHYMDLHYHEIVQIADVADFIGIHPNYLAHLFKKETGISPKQYLSTLRIKKAKELLIETSYPINTIAHSVGFSDALSFSKFFKKETAIAPTTYRKEYKHDVIHHI from the coding sequence ATGGAACATTATTTAAGACAATATACAGATAGATTTACCGATTTCAATAATAAACATATTTCAGACCTCATTTTGTATAGTAGCGGCATTGAATACTGTCGCCCTAATCATTCCTACAGTTTACGAAGCCGTGACTATCACGTCATACTCTTTGTTAAAGAGGGCAAGGGAACTTTTGAAATTGAAGAGAAGCACTACATTATCCAGCAAAACCAACTCTTTATCATTCCTGCCGGCTACTGGTTTCGCTATACTGCTGATACAGACAATCCATGGAAATATTCCTGGATAGGATTTTTAGGAATCAAGTCTAATTTTATCTACCAAGCATCGAAACAACATCAGTTTGTCTTTGATTGCAAAAATGCGGAAGATTATGAAGCCCTCATCAATCAAATGCTTGATGTCTCTGAGAATACTTTCAGCTCCTTTTTAAAAATCAATGGCTTCATGTATACTTTACTAGGAAAATTAGTCGAAGAAATTGGAATTCTGGATCAAGTTTCTGAACAGCAAGTCTCAACTCTTGCACGACACTACATGGATTTACATTACCATGAAATTGTTCAAATTGCAGATGTAGCTGACTTCATAGGAATCCATCCCAATTATCTGGCTCATCTCTTTAAAAAAGAAACAGGAATTTCTCCCAAGCAATATCTTTCTACACTCAGAATAAAAAAAGCCAAAGAATTGCTCATCGAGACATCGTATCCCATCAATACGATTGCACATTCCGTTGGTTTTTCGGATGCTCTCTCCTTCTCAAAATTCTTTAAAAAAGAAACCGCAATCGCACCAACCACCTATCGAAAGGAATACAAACATGACGTTATCCATCACATTTGA
- a CDS encoding threonine aldolase family protein, with protein sequence MLHFENDYNKGAHPALLEALIATNDLGLSGYGTDEYSRRASEKIRQETMCPQAEITFLTGGTQTNQVVIDALLASYEGVIAADTGHISVHEAGAIEFSGHKVLTLPHQDGKIQASAVRQLLETFYADANHEHMVFPGMVYISHPTEYGTLYSKKELSDLATVCKDYQIPLFLDGARLGYGLAARSTDLDLPTIAELTDVFSIGGTKMGALMGEAVVFTKSNQPKHFTTIVKQHGALLAKGRLIGIQFDRLFTEDLYLQLGSHAITMAEQLIGILEEKSYRFYLKSPTNQQFLLLTDSELEKLEKAGVCYGFWEKYDATYSVIRLATSWSTTQEDIDALAQIL encoded by the coding sequence ATGCTACATTTTGAAAATGATTATAATAAGGGAGCGCATCCTGCACTATTGGAGGCTCTTATTGCAACGAATGATTTGGGCTTATCGGGCTATGGTACAGATGAGTATAGTCGTCGAGCAAGCGAGAAAATTCGTCAGGAAACAATGTGTCCTCAGGCTGAGATTACTTTTTTAACAGGCGGTACCCAGACCAATCAAGTGGTTATTGATGCTCTTCTAGCTTCTTATGAGGGGGTGATTGCAGCAGACACTGGTCACATTTCTGTGCATGAGGCTGGTGCAATTGAATTTTCAGGTCATAAGGTACTGACACTGCCTCATCAGGATGGAAAAATTCAAGCAAGTGCTGTCCGCCAACTCTTAGAGACTTTTTATGCGGATGCCAATCACGAGCACATGGTCTTTCCAGGAATGGTTTATATTTCTCATCCAACAGAATATGGAACTCTTTACAGCAAAAAAGAACTGTCAGATTTGGCTACAGTCTGTAAGGACTATCAAATTCCACTCTTCTTAGATGGTGCACGTTTGGGCTATGGATTAGCAGCACGTTCGACAGACCTTGATTTGCCAACGATTGCGGAATTGACAGACGTCTTTTCTATCGGTGGTACGAAAATGGGGGCGCTTATGGGAGAGGCCGTTGTCTTTACCAAGTCTAATCAGCCCAAACATTTTACAACGATTGTCAAACAACATGGTGCACTCCTAGCAAAGGGCCGTTTGATAGGTATTCAGTTTGATCGTTTGTTTACCGAGGATCTCTATCTGCAATTAGGAAGTCATGCCATTACCATGGCTGAGCAGTTGATTGGAATATTGGAAGAAAAAAGCTATCGCTTCTATCTTAAATCTCCCACCAACCAGCAATTTTTATTATTGACAGATTCGGAATTAGAAAAATTAGAAAAAGCTGGAGTCTGCTATGGATTTTGGGAAAAATATGATGCTACCTATAGCGTTATTCGCTTAGCAACCAGCTGGTCAACCACTCAGGAAGATATAGACGCATTAGCTCAGATTTTATAA
- the brnQ gene encoding branched-chain amino acid transport system II carrier protein, which translates to MKKGALTGLLLFGIFFGAANLIFPPSLGALSGDQFWPAVAGFVVSGVGIAVLTLIIGTLNPKGYVYEISRKISPLFATVYLVALYLAIGPFFAIPRTAATSFDMGIAPLLSNGGNTLALLIFTLLYFLAAYAIALRPSKILDSIGRILTPVFALLIIILVVMGIFKYGANAPLPASEAYTAGKAFGTGFIEGYNTLDALASVAFSVIAVNTLKQFGLSSKKEYMTTIWIVGILVALAFSILYIGLAYLGNHFPVPADVMASDANKGVYILSQATQHIFGPAAQIFLALMVTVTCFTTTVGLIVSTGEFFAERFPQLSYKVYATVFTLIGFAIANLGLTKIIAYSIPVLLVLYPITICIVLIIIANKFFPLSIHGMRLTVGIVLFMSLLEVLAGKMGWTSISIFFTNLPLGAQSLAWLLPAITGITLSLFLPHKQESEEFEL; encoded by the coding sequence ATGAAAAAAGGTGCATTAACAGGATTGCTCCTGTTTGGAATATTTTTTGGTGCGGCAAACCTCATTTTTCCGCCCTCTTTGGGAGCCTTATCAGGCGATCAGTTTTGGCCTGCGGTAGCAGGATTTGTTGTATCGGGAGTAGGGATTGCGGTTTTAACATTGATTATCGGAACCTTAAATCCCAAAGGCTACGTCTATGAGATTTCACGGAAAATCTCTCCGCTATTTGCGACGGTGTATCTCGTAGCGCTTTATTTGGCGATTGGCCCCTTCTTTGCCATCCCTCGGACAGCAGCAACCTCATTTGACATGGGAATTGCTCCCTTGTTGAGCAATGGTGGAAATACTTTAGCACTCTTGATCTTTACGCTATTGTATTTCCTAGCTGCCTACGCTATCGCTTTACGTCCGTCAAAGATTTTAGATAGCATTGGGCGGATCTTAACCCCTGTTTTTGCTTTGTTGATTATTATCTTAGTGGTGATGGGTATCTTTAAATATGGCGCTAACGCTCCTTTGCCAGCCAGTGAGGCTTATACAGCTGGAAAAGCATTTGGAACAGGATTTATTGAGGGATATAATACGTTGGACGCTTTGGCTTCAGTTGCTTTTAGTGTTATTGCGGTCAATACATTGAAGCAATTTGGGCTATCTAGCAAAAAAGAGTATATGACAACGATTTGGATTGTTGGTATTTTAGTGGCACTGGCATTTAGTATCTTATATATCGGCCTTGCTTATCTTGGAAATCATTTCCCAGTACCGGCAGATGTTATGGCTTCAGATGCTAATAAAGGCGTCTATATTTTGTCACAAGCGACACAACATATTTTTGGGCCAGCAGCTCAAATTTTCCTAGCCTTGATGGTGACAGTGACCTGCTTTACAACGACAGTAGGATTGATTGTATCTACAGGTGAATTTTTTGCAGAACGCTTCCCACAACTTTCTTACAAAGTGTATGCAACAGTCTTTACGTTGATAGGATTCGCTATTGCAAATCTTGGCTTAACGAAGATTATTGCCTACTCTATACCAGTATTATTGGTCTTATATCCAATCACGATTTGCATTGTCTTGATTATTATTGCCAATAAATTCTTTCCGCTTTCCATACACGGAATGCGCTTGACAGTAGGGATTGTACTGTTTATGTCCCTTCTTGAAGTCCTCGCTGGAAAAATGGGTTGGACAAGCATCAGTATTTTCTTTACGAATCTTCCTCTAGGAGCTCAGTCTCTAGCTTGGTTACTGCCAGCTATTACAGGGATTACCCTCTCTCTATTTCTACCCCACAAACAAGAAAGTGAAGAGTTTGAACTATAA
- the rplU gene encoding 50S ribosomal protein L21, protein MSTYAIIKTGGKQVKVEVGQAIYVEKLNVEAGQDVTFNEVVLVGGEKTVVGTPLVAGATVVGTVEKQGKQKKVVTFKYKPKKGSHRKQGHRQPYTKVVINAINA, encoded by the coding sequence ATGAGCACATACGCAATCATTAAAACTGGCGGAAAACAAGTTAAAGTTGAAGTTGGTCAAGCAATCTACGTTGAAAAATTGAACGTTGAAGCTGGTCAAGACGTTACATTTAACGAAGTTGTTCTTGTTGGTGGTGAAAAGACTGTTGTCGGAACCCCACTTGTAGCAGGTGCTACTGTTGTTGGAACTGTTGAAAAACAAGGAAAACAAAAGAAAGTTGTTACTTTCAAATACAAACCTAAAAAAGGTAGCCACCGTAAACAAGGTCATCGTCAACCTTACACAAAAGTTGTTATCAACGCTATCAACGCTTAA
- the thiI gene encoding tRNA uracil 4-sulfurtransferase ThiI has protein sequence MQYSEIMIRYGELSTKGKNRMRFINKLRNNIQDVLSIYPAVKVMADRDRAHVYLHGTDYKPVAESLKQIFGIQNFSPSYKIEKSVPALIAAVQEIMMDIYQEGMTFKVSSKRSDHGFELDSRELNQTLGNAVFDAIPHVQVKMKAPDIELRVEIRSEAAYISYETIRGAGGLPVGTSGKGMLMLSGGIDSPVAGYLALKRGVDIEAVHFASPPYTSPGALKKAQDLTRKLTKFGGNIQFIEVPFTEIQEEIKAKAPEAYLMTLTRRFMMRITDRIREERGGLVIINGESLGQVASQTLESMQAINAVTNSPVIRPVVTMDKLEIIDIAEKIDTFEISIQPFEDCCTIFAPDRPKTNPKIKNVEQYENRLDVEGLVERAVRGIMVTEITPQAEKDEVDDLISDLL, from the coding sequence ATGCAGTATTCAGAAATTATGATTCGCTACGGAGAATTGTCTACCAAAGGCAAAAATCGGATGCGGTTTATCAATAAACTCAGAAATAATATTCAGGATGTCTTATCCATCTATCCAGCAGTCAAGGTCATGGCAGATCGCGATCGGGCCCATGTTTATCTCCATGGAACCGACTACAAGCCAGTCGCAGAAAGCCTCAAACAGATTTTTGGAATTCAAAATTTTTCGCCGTCTTATAAGATTGAAAAATCTGTTCCAGCCTTGATTGCTGCGGTGCAAGAAATTATGATGGACATCTACCAAGAAGGAATGACGTTTAAGGTCTCTAGCAAGCGGAGCGACCATGGCTTTGAACTGGATAGCCGTGAACTCAATCAAACCTTGGGAAATGCCGTTTTTGATGCGATTCCCCATGTTCAAGTCAAAATGAAAGCTCCAGATATTGAGTTGCGAGTGGAGATTCGTTCAGAAGCAGCCTATATTTCCTATGAAACCATTCGTGGAGCAGGGGGCTTGCCTGTCGGAACATCTGGCAAGGGCATGCTCATGCTGTCTGGAGGAATCGATTCGCCAGTAGCTGGTTATTTAGCTCTTAAACGTGGTGTGGATATTGAAGCAGTGCATTTTGCCAGTCCTCCTTATACCAGTCCAGGTGCGCTCAAAAAAGCACAAGATTTGACACGGAAATTGACCAAGTTTGGTGGGAATATCCAATTTATCGAGGTTCCATTTACAGAAATTCAAGAAGAAATTAAGGCAAAAGCGCCTGAAGCTTATCTCATGACCTTGACACGTCGTTTCATGATGCGGATTACCGATCGAATTCGAGAAGAACGTGGTGGTCTTGTGATTATCAATGGGGAAAGCCTAGGACAAGTGGCTAGTCAGACCTTGGAAAGTATGCAGGCCATTAATGCTGTGACCAATAGCCCTGTCATCCGTCCTGTTGTGACTATGGACAAGCTAGAAATCATTGATATTGCGGAGAAAATCGATACCTTTGAGATTTCCATTCAGCCTTTTGAAGATTGCTGTACCATTTTCGCTCCAGACCGTCCAAAGACCAATCCTAAGATTAAAAATGTAGAGCAGTACGAGAACCGTTTGGATGTTGAAGGACTAGTAGAGCGGGCTGTTCGTGGGATTATGGTGACAGAAATTACCCCTCAGGCAGAAAAAGATGAAGTCGATGACTTGATTAGCGATTTGTTGTAG
- a CDS encoding cysteine desulfurase family protein, with translation MIYLDNAATTRPYPEALATYTEVASKIWGNPSSLHQLGSQASRILQASRKQIADLIGVLPQEIFFTSGGTEGDNWVIKGVAFEKRQFGRHIIVSDIEHPAVKESALWLKTQGYEVDFAPVNQQGFVDVEKLATLLRPDTILVSVMAVNNEIGSIQPVQAISDLLKDKPTISFHVDAVQALAKIPVATYLTERVDFATFSSHKFHGLRGVGFAYIKNGKKITPLLAGGGQETDKRSTTENLAGIAATAKALRLAMERQEEFTHKTSQMKQVLLQGLSAYEDIRIFSGQDQFAPHILTFGLKGVRGEVLVHAFEEYGIYVSTTSACSSKAGKPAGTLLSMGVQSQLATTAVRMSLDLENDMSQIEQVLTTFKIIYEQTKKVR, from the coding sequence ATGATTTATTTAGATAATGCGGCGACCACGCGTCCTTATCCTGAGGCTCTTGCAACCTATACAGAAGTTGCTTCAAAAATTTGGGGGAACCCATCCAGTTTACATCAGTTGGGGAGCCAGGCAAGCCGAATTTTACAGGCTTCTAGGAAGCAAATTGCAGACCTTATAGGTGTTCTGCCACAGGAAATTTTTTTTACTTCTGGTGGGACAGAAGGGGATAATTGGGTCATCAAGGGGGTTGCCTTTGAAAAGAGGCAGTTTGGCAGACATATCATTGTGTCTGATATTGAACATCCTGCGGTCAAGGAATCTGCACTTTGGCTGAAAACACAAGGATATGAAGTGGATTTTGCTCCCGTTAATCAGCAAGGTTTTGTCGATGTGGAGAAATTGGCAACCTTATTACGTCCAGATACAATCTTGGTCTCCGTCATGGCAGTCAATAATGAGATTGGCTCGATTCAGCCCGTTCAGGCTATTTCAGATTTACTCAAAGATAAGCCAACGATTTCCTTTCATGTAGATGCCGTACAGGCCTTGGCTAAGATTCCGGTGGCTACTTATTTAACGGAGCGTGTTGATTTTGCCACTTTTTCCAGCCATAAATTTCATGGTCTTCGAGGTGTCGGCTTTGCTTACATTAAAAATGGAAAGAAAATTACCCCTCTGCTAGCAGGTGGTGGGCAGGAAACAGACAAGCGTTCCACAACTGAAAATCTAGCAGGGATTGCAGCAACAGCTAAAGCTCTTCGACTAGCAATGGAGCGGCAGGAAGAGTTTACCCACAAAACTAGTCAGATGAAGCAAGTGTTGCTCCAAGGATTATCCGCCTATGAAGATATTCGAATTTTCTCCGGTCAAGACCAGTTTGCCCCGCATATTCTGACCTTTGGTCTCAAAGGGGTTCGGGGGGAGGTCTTAGTTCATGCTTTTGAGGAGTATGGTATCTATGTTTCAACGACCTCAGCTTGCTCATCTAAGGCAGGAAAACCCGCTGGAACGCTCTTATCCATGGGGGTTCAATCTCAGCTTGCTACAACAGCCGTTCGCATGAGTTTGGATTTAGAAAATGATATGAGCCAAATAGAGCAGGTACTGACGACCTTTAAAATCATTTATGAACAAACGAAAAAAGTAAGATAG
- a CDS encoding glycoside hydrolase family 32 protein, whose translation MENQYRNVFHLEPGKGLLNDPNGLAFYQGKYYVFHQWNRFETNHSYKEWGLFTSTDLLEWTHEGSAILPDRREDSSGVYSGSAIIVNQELRVFYTGNSKEKGQRKSVQLQAISDNGKTFVKGHIATLTPSHFTEHHRDPYVWQAEGKFHMIVGAQDKKGRGCIAYYQSKDSESWQYQGIFFQSDDLDQMAECPNIADMESSQILLVCPQKRDLEQDTDLSSYAGYYIGSVKNGEFFPHTDIQKMDEGFDFYSPQVFRDPRGRQLMWAWMSRMTQEEELTCPTQKDGYLHCLTMPRELKLVNQQLYQLPLEEYMHHRRLVEMITSSEYEIVATSGMDILELTSEKSMDGLKVEIGHQTVWLSYDNQQLTLSRKSWVNDSVQEKTIFLENLRTMQLFIDQSALEIFINQGEKVMSLRYFNSDPKKNYHFKSSNDITIHCYKMEKEKHG comes from the coding sequence TTGGAAAATCAATATCGGAATGTATTTCATTTGGAGCCTGGTAAAGGCTTGTTAAATGACCCTAATGGGCTTGCCTTTTATCAAGGAAAATACTATGTTTTCCACCAATGGAACCGCTTTGAGACAAATCATTCTTACAAAGAATGGGGGCTGTTCACTTCAACAGACTTATTAGAATGGACACACGAAGGAAGTGCGATTTTACCTGACAGAAGGGAAGATAGTTCAGGTGTCTATTCAGGCTCTGCCATTATTGTAAACCAAGAATTAAGAGTATTTTATACAGGAAATAGCAAAGAAAAGGGACAGAGAAAATCGGTGCAGCTACAAGCCATTTCAGATAACGGGAAGACATTTGTCAAAGGCCATATTGCGACTCTAACCCCTTCTCATTTTACAGAACACCATCGTGATCCCTATGTTTGGCAAGCAGAAGGGAAGTTCCATATGATTGTCGGAGCACAAGATAAGAAAGGAAGAGGTTGCATTGCTTATTATCAATCAAAAGATAGTGAAAGCTGGCAATATCAAGGTATTTTCTTTCAATCAGATGACTTAGATCAAATGGCAGAATGCCCCAATATAGCTGATATGGAATCAAGTCAAATTCTATTAGTTTGTCCACAGAAACGAGATTTAGAACAAGATACAGATCTTTCTAGTTATGCAGGCTATTACATCGGAAGCGTAAAAAATGGAGAATTTTTTCCTCATACGGATATTCAAAAAATGGATGAGGGATTTGATTTCTATTCGCCACAGGTGTTCCGAGATCCTAGGGGACGACAGTTGATGTGGGCTTGGATGAGTAGGATGACGCAAGAAGAGGAATTAACTTGCCCAACTCAGAAAGATGGTTATTTGCATTGCTTAACGATGCCGAGAGAGTTAAAGCTTGTCAATCAGCAGCTATATCAACTACCTTTAGAAGAATATATGCATCATCGAAGGTTAGTAGAAATGATTACAAGTTCAGAGTATGAAATAGTAGCTACCTCGGGTATGGACATTCTTGAGTTAACTTCAGAAAAATCGATGGATGGATTAAAAGTAGAGATTGGTCATCAAACTGTTTGGCTATCCTATGACAATCAGCAACTGACCCTTAGTCGTAAGAGTTGGGTAAATGATTCAGTACAAGAAAAAACAATTTTCTTAGAAAATTTACGGACGATGCAACTATTTATTGATCAATCAGCACTAGAAATTTTTATCAATCAAGGAGAGAAAGTGATGAGTTTGCGCTATTTTAATAGTGATCCTAAAAAAAATTATCATTTCAAATCTTCGAATGATATAACAATACATTGCTATAAAATGGAGAAGGAAAAACATGGATAA